The Pseudomonadota bacterium genome contains the following window.
GCAACACTCTACAACACCGCCGGAGATCCCCTAGAAATTGACGGCGGCGTAGCCTTTTATGACACCAGTAAACAGATTCTCACCATGCTCGATAATGTCCAGGTCGCCGGGCGAGACGGCTATGAGGTCCGGACCGACGCCTTGCGATATATGGTCAAAGACAGAACAATCAAGTCCGCTGAGCTGGTTGAATTAGAAGGGAAAAATATCAAGGTGAAAGGGCAAGGCCTTTTTTATGATTTGGATACCGGGGCATTCAGGGTCGGCGGAAGAGTATTTTTCGACACCTGGTAAACCCTTCGGTCTTTGCTGACATACATTTACAAATTAAGGAATAACAAATGAACAATAAAAATATTCCCTTAAATGATAGAATAATTCTCGCCCTTGATGTTGACGATGCCGACACGGCAAGGCAATGGGTTACAAGAACCGAATCCCATATTGGTTTTTACAAGGTCGGGCTCCAGCTCTTCATGGCCAGTTATTTTGATATCATTGATTGGCTGGTTGACCGGGGACATAAGGTCATGGTTGACCTTAAATTCTTTGATATTCCCGAAACCGTAAAGCTCGCGGTCAATCAACTCAACAACCGCGGTGTCACCTTTGCCACCATTCATGGCAATGACCCGATAATCCGGGCGGCAATTGAAGCGAAAGGCGACCTGAAACTTCTTGCGGTCACCGTTCTCACAAGTTTCGGCGAAGAAGATCTGCGGGCCATGGGCATGACTCAGAGTATAGAGGATCTCGTCTATTTCCGTGCAAAAAGAGCCCTTGAACTTGGCTGCGACGGCGTTGTATCTTCAGGGCTCGAGGCTCAAAAGCTAAGAAGCGGCTTAGGCGACAAACTGCTGCTGGTAACCCCAGGAATCAGGCCTGGGGCGAATATATCGGAAAACATGGATGACCAGAAAAGGATAATGACTGCTCAGAAAGCCATTCAAAACGGCGCAGATCATGTGGTAGTCGGGCGGCCGATCACCAAGGCCGCCGATCCCATATCGGTAATTGAAGGGATGCAGAAAGAAATATCCGGCATCCTGCTGTAACATTTCAAATCAGCGCAATCGATCAAACACTTCCTGCAAAATTGCAAGATTTTCGCCTTGCTGTTCTTCAACATATTTATAGAAATTGCATTTCAGGCATCTTTTATACTTGTCAAGATACGTTCCGTCAGCCTCTTTTCGTACACAGTTATCACAGAGAGTTCCTTCAACAAACCAACAAACCCGGCCGCCATTTTTCCCGGCATTTAACCCATCCAGCCGAATCTCACCATAAGCCGGGCAAATACCGCATTCAGCTTCCCTGGCTCCCCCTTCGATTCGTCCGCAATTCTTGAACTCCCAGCAATTCAGCTTTACTGCCTCTTCATTTTGAGGACAACTCATTGGCAACCTCCCCGAAAAATTGCACAAAAACCTCGTTCGATCCCCAATTTGGCCGGCGCCTCCCTGCAATAAAAATGTATCTCCTTATTTTTAATCATAAAAACACTAACAATACAACTTATAATTATCAAGATAACCTGACAACAAAATTTGCATTAGTAAAGAAATTTTCATTGCAGAATATCTGCTCTTTTTCAAACGCCCCAGTTGGTGTACTGTAATTCGCATGTTCAACTATGAAAAAACCGACCGTTTTTTTGCCCAGATTGCTAATGGGCTTGAGGAGTTGGGCGCTGAAGAACTCGCATCCCTTGGCGCCCTGAATGTGACCCCTGTTTTCCGGGGAATTGTTTTTGAAGGGGACCGGAACACACTGTACCGGGTGAATTACCAGTCTCGTCTCTGTTCGCGGATTCTGGCGCCGCTCCTTACATTTGACTGCCACAGCACCAAGTATCTCTATCAAACAGCAATCAAAATTGATTGGCCGGCAATTCTCAAGCTTGAACAAACCTTTGCGATCTCCGCTCACTGTGAATCGAGCGCAATCACCCACTCCCAATATGCATCCCTGTGCCTGAAGGACGCCATCGTCGATCAGTTCAGGGAACTTCATGGCTCAAGGCCGAATGTGGAAAAAATTAACCCGGATGTGTCCATTCACCTTCACATAGGAAACAATAAGGCAACAATTTCCCTTGATACCTCAGGAGGTTCACTGCATCGCCGCGGTTATCGGCAGGAAAGCGTCGAAGCCCCGATGCAGGAGACCCTGGCCGCAGCAATTGTTGCTGAATCCAAATGGAATGGGCAACAACCTCTTCTTGACCCGATGTGCGGTTCCGGCACTCTGCTTGCCGAAGCATTAATGAAATTTTGCCGAATTCCGGCGGGCTATTTTCGCGAACGCTTCGGGTTTGAAAACATGCCGGATTTTGATGAAAAAATTTGGGATGCGGTAACAAAAGAAGCTGACGAAAATATTCAGCCACTCCCCCAAGGCTTAATCCAGGGAAGCGATATTTCTAAAATAGCAATTGATTCGGCACGGGCGAATCTCAATCTCCTGCCTGGCGGCTCGGACATTGAACTGACAAAATGCCGATTTCAGGATATCGACAAGGTCGAAAACCGGGTGATCATCACAAACCCGCCCTACGGTATACGACTGGGCCAGAAAGAAGAGGCAGGACAACTCATCGGTGACTTTGGGGATTTTCTCAAACACAAGTGCAAAGGGTCAACCGCCTTTCTCTACTTCGGAGATCGAGCCCTTCTGAAAAAAATCGGCCTCAAAACTTCTTTTAAAAAACCCATGGCTGCCGGTAAGCTTGACGGGGTGCTGGCCAAATACGAAATGTATTAATTATATGGTCTGAACTTTACGCCAGCCTGCTTGTTTTAATTTCTGCACCCGGTGGATATTCCACCTTTGAATCGTCTCGAGATATTTTTTCTGGTCCTCCTTGCTGAGGGCGACCATCCCTGCCCGTTCCTCTTTAATGTCTTCCTGTTCCCCCGGATACAACTCCTGCCAGCAGGCAAGGCCTTTATCAAATAAATACCCGGGATTGATATTCTCTGGATCGTCAATCATCTTGGTTGCTGCGAGCATCTTGGCTAAAGGGATATCATATTCAATAACCCAACCGTTATCCGCAAGCATCGCTTCTTCATCAAAAGGCTCATCCCCCGGACACTTCGGGCAGAAAAGCCGGGAAAGAACTTCAGGAAGCATCACATTATCTTTCAGAAAAAACTGAACCTTTGCCCTACCGCACTGACATTGTTTTCTGACGTCTATACACATTTAATCACCTATTAGTGTTTTTATGCCTCCCCATTATTTTCCGGGTGAACCATAGCAAGTTTTGTTATTTGATGATTTCTTTCAAGCTCAAAGTTTTGTGCCCGTAATTTTGGTACTTTGGTTTTGCCTGACTTCCTGTCGTACACTCATCGCGCCTGATGGCTTCACTGTGCCCGCAAGCCCCCGTCTGGAAAACACAACAAAAAGAGTTGCTGAGATGCCCGCAGTTTTGAAAAAAACTGATAATAAACTAATAGCCTACTTATTTGCAGAAATAATTATCTATAATGTCTCCGGGTTGTTCTATTCAAACCAGCGAAACATTTTCATAAAATCCATTCTCCTGCATCTCTTTCGAGTCAACACCACAACCATATCTATCAATTGAAGCTAATCCATAGGAAAATTCTATCTAAAACTCTGCAGCCTTCATTATTCATTGACCTGAGCCTTTTTTTTTGCGAAAATATACCCGGTAAGAATTAAAAAAATGACAAGTTACATGTCAGGATTTATCCAAATTATTACCAATTCGTTGACCATACCTTTTTCGCCATTCTTCGGTCAGGCAATCTTATCCTTCATCCAACACAAAATTAGTAAACAGTCTTTACTAAAGGAAACAAACAATGTTTAAAAATCTCAAAATCCGCTGGAAATTTTTACTCAGTTCCTTTGCTGTATTGTTGTCCTCTGCGGCACTGATTACAGTCTTCATGGTTGTCAGTATCAAGAAAAATGCCGCTGCCGACATCCTGGTATTCCGCACCGAGGAAATAAATAAAGTCCAAACCAGTCTTAAAAACTATGTTGATATCGCCTACGAGACCATTGATTCAAATTATAAAGATGCCCAGGATAATGAATATCTGAAAAAGCGTTACGGCAATCGCCTGAAAAATATTGTCGATGTTGCAGAATCCATAACGCTTAAAGCTATGGAAGCCGCAAAAAAAGGAACTATTTCTGAGGAAGATGCCAAACAACAAGCCATAGATGCCATTCAGACAATACGCTTTGACAACGGCACCGGATATGTATGGATCAACGACATTGGCACTCCCTATCCCAAAATGGTCATGCACCCGACTGTACCGGCGCTCAACGGCAAATTGCTGGATGATTCGAAATATAACTGCGCCTTAGGAAAAAAAGAAAATCTGTTTAAGGCAATGGTTGATGTCTGCCTTGCCAATGGTGAAGGCTTTGTTGACTATCTCTGGCCTAAACCCACCAAAGAGGGATTAACCCAAGAGCAGCCCAAACTTTCGTATGTTAGACAGGTCCCTGCGTGGGGATGGATCATTGGGACCGGAATTTATGTCGATGATGCGATCCCGGATGCTATTGAAAAAACAAAGTCTGATCTCAGCAAAATGCGTTACGACAACAGCACCGGGTATTTCTGGATCAATGATACCGGTGCGCCGTATCCTAAAATGGTTATGCACCCAACCGCCCCGGCGCTTAACGGCAAAGTACTTGACAATCCCCAATACAATTGCGCCCTCGGCAAAAAAGAAAATCTGTTTAAAGCCATGGTTGATGTCTGCCTTGCCAATGGTGAAGGTTTTGTTGACTATCTCTGGCCCAAACCCACCAAGGACGGCCTTACCGCTGAGCAGCCGAAACTTTCGTATGTCAAACTCTATAAACCTCTCAGCTGGATTATTGGAACCGGCGCCTATATTGATACTATTGAGGCCGTTGTTTCCGAAAAAACCGCAGAAGTTAACAGCAGAATAAAACTGCTTCTGATAAATATCTTCGCAATTGTACTGACAATATCGGTGCTCGCCTTCTTCGGTCTGTGGTACATGGCGAAAAGAATTACCAATCCTCTGGATGACTGTTCGGCGTTTGCCAAAGAACTGGGATCAGGAAATTTGAACGCCAGCATAGATATCCACAACAAGGATGAAATCGGTCAACTTGCCACATCCATGCGTGAAATGGGAACGAGCCTTAAAACAGCAATGGAAGGTGTTTTCTCAACCGCCGGCTCTCTGTCAGACGGCGCTTCAGATCAGGCCTCATCATTGGAAGAGATATCTTCATCCCTTGAAGAATTGTCAGCTATGACCAGACGGAATGCCGAAGGAGCAGGGGAAAGTGATCGCCTGATAAGCGAAACACATCAGGTTGTTCAGGAAGCAAATCATGACATGGCCAAACTCACATCATCCATGAAAGAGATTTCCAAATCAAGCATTGAAACCCAAAAAATAGTTAAAACCATCGATGAAATTGCCTTTCAGACAAATCTTCTGGCTCTCAATGCCGCAGTTGAAGCTGCAAGAGCCGGTGAAGCAGGAGCCGGTTTTGCCGTTGTAGCCGACGAGGTCAGAAACCTTGCCTTGCGAGCTGCAGGGGCGGCCAAGGATACTGCCGGACTTATTGAAGAAACAGCTAAAAAAATCAAAGAAGGTGACAATGTTGCAATGTCAACAAATGAAGCCTTCACTCGAGTTGCAGACAATATCGACCGGGTAAAAAACCTGATGGGGGAAATTGCTCAGGCATCCAAAGAACAGGCAAACGGCATTGAGCAGGTAAACTCGGCGGTCTTAAACATAAACAGGGTTACCCAGGAAAACATGCTTCATGTTCAGGAGCTTGTCGAAGCCTCGGACAAATTCATGGGAAGCGGCGATGCCAGTTTCGCCGAACGCGATGAGACAAAAAGAACAACACGCCTTTTAACTTAGGCAGGAGATTTTTTTATAATACGCTGTATTTCCGGCGCCTTGGGATATTATCTCAGGGCGCTTTTTTTCACCCTCCTTCCCTATTCCGCCTTGCTATCTTCCATCCGAATCAAGAGTAGTGTACATTTATTAACTCAGCCGCAGCATCAATTCCAAGGAGAACCATCCATGCCACAAACTGTTCTGATCACTGGAGCTACCGCCGGTTTTGGCGAAGCATGCGCCAGGCTTTTTGCCGAAAAAGGCTGGAGAATCATTATTACCGGACGCAGGAAAAACCGGCTGGATTCATTAGCAAAAGAATTATCCAATCTGACGGAGGTGCTCGCCCTTTGTTTCGATGTCCGCCACCGCGATGCCGTTGATGAAAATTTATCCGGCATCCCTGAGAAATTCAAAGACATCGACCTGTTGATCAATAATGCCGGTCTGGCCCTTGGCCTTGAACCCGCACATAGAGTCGATCTGGATGATTGGGAGACAATGATCGATACCAATATCAAGGGCCTGGTGTACTGCAGCCGTTTTATTCTGCCCGGCATGGTTGCAAGGAATTGCGGCCATATCATCAATATCGGCTCGGTTGCCGGCAGCTGGCCCTATCCCGGCGGCAACGTCTACGGCGCCACCAAAGCCTTTGTCAAACAATTCACCAATAACCTCAAGGCCGATCTCCTGGGAACCGCCGTTCGCACCACAAGCATTGAGCCCGGCTTTGCCGAGACAGAATTCTCCGTTGTCAGATTCAAGGGGGATACAGAAAAGGCAGGGAAATTTTATGAAGGCACCGAACCGCTCACTGCAATAGATATTGCCGGAATTGTTTACTGGGTTGCGACGCTGCCGCCCCACGTCAACATCAACTCAATGGAAGTCATGCCCACCTGCCAGTCCTGGAATTTCTTTGCGGTGCACAAAAAAACGGAATAAATCTCCTGATTACAATATGCTCAGGCTGCAACAGAATTCAGCCAATCATCAAAATGCTTGAACATCTCCCCTTTTAACAGATGTGCCATTTGGGTATCCAGAGAGTGCCCTCTATCCGGATGAACCGGAACCGCCGTGTCAATTGCGCGGTTC
Protein-coding sequences here:
- the lptC gene encoding LPS export ABC transporter periplasmic protein LptC; translated protein: MSGPRNLLWILPLILVAASPIWWPLAGSFLKPRGDFTSKTNMLPPPPRTFTLEGVNYIQTTGGKEELRLITRKISTLADETQLAMEEVRATLYNTAGDPLEIDGGVAFYDTSKQILTMLDNVQVAGRDGYEVRTDALRYMVKDRTIKSAELVELEGKNIKVKGQGLFYDLDTGAFRVGGRVFFDTW
- the pyrF gene encoding orotidine-5'-phosphate decarboxylase; amino-acid sequence: MNNKNIPLNDRIILALDVDDADTARQWVTRTESHIGFYKVGLQLFMASYFDIIDWLVDRGHKVMVDLKFFDIPETVKLAVNQLNNRGVTFATIHGNDPIIRAAIEAKGDLKLLAVTVLTSFGEEDLRAMGMTQSIEDLVYFRAKRALELGCDGVVSSGLEAQKLRSGLGDKLLLVTPGIRPGANISENMDDQKRIMTAQKAIQNGADHVVVGRPITKAADPISVIEGMQKEISGILL
- a CDS encoding class I SAM-dependent RNA methyltransferase — its product is MFNYEKTDRFFAQIANGLEELGAEELASLGALNVTPVFRGIVFEGDRNTLYRVNYQSRLCSRILAPLLTFDCHSTKYLYQTAIKIDWPAILKLEQTFAISAHCESSAITHSQYASLCLKDAIVDQFRELHGSRPNVEKINPDVSIHLHIGNNKATISLDTSGGSLHRRGYRQESVEAPMQETLAAAIVAESKWNGQQPLLDPMCGSGTLLAEALMKFCRIPAGYFRERFGFENMPDFDEKIWDAVTKEADENIQPLPQGLIQGSDISKIAIDSARANLNLLPGGSDIELTKCRFQDIDKVENRVIITNPPYGIRLGQKEEAGQLIGDFGDFLKHKCKGSTAFLYFGDRALLKKIGLKTSFKKPMAAGKLDGVLAKYEMY
- a CDS encoding cache domain-containing protein is translated as MFKNLKIRWKFLLSSFAVLLSSAALITVFMVVSIKKNAAADILVFRTEEINKVQTSLKNYVDIAYETIDSNYKDAQDNEYLKKRYGNRLKNIVDVAESITLKAMEAAKKGTISEEDAKQQAIDAIQTIRFDNGTGYVWINDIGTPYPKMVMHPTVPALNGKLLDDSKYNCALGKKENLFKAMVDVCLANGEGFVDYLWPKPTKEGLTQEQPKLSYVRQVPAWGWIIGTGIYVDDAIPDAIEKTKSDLSKMRYDNSTGYFWINDTGAPYPKMVMHPTAPALNGKVLDNPQYNCALGKKENLFKAMVDVCLANGEGFVDYLWPKPTKDGLTAEQPKLSYVKLYKPLSWIIGTGAYIDTIEAVVSEKTAEVNSRIKLLLINIFAIVLTISVLAFFGLWYMAKRITNPLDDCSAFAKELGSGNLNASIDIHNKDEIGQLATSMREMGTSLKTAMEGVFSTAGSLSDGASDQASSLEEISSSLEELSAMTRRNAEGAGESDRLISETHQVVQEANHDMAKLTSSMKEISKSSIETQKIVKTIDEIAFQTNLLALNAAVEAARAGEAGAGFAVVADEVRNLALRAAGAAKDTAGLIEETAKKIKEGDNVAMSTNEAFTRVADNIDRVKNLMGEIAQASKEQANGIEQVNSAVLNINRVTQENMLHVQELVEASDKFMGSGDASFAERDETKRTTRLLT
- a CDS encoding SDR family oxidoreductase is translated as MPQTVLITGATAGFGEACARLFAEKGWRIIITGRRKNRLDSLAKELSNLTEVLALCFDVRHRDAVDENLSGIPEKFKDIDLLINNAGLALGLEPAHRVDLDDWETMIDTNIKGLVYCSRFILPGMVARNCGHIINIGSVAGSWPYPGGNVYGATKAFVKQFTNNLKADLLGTAVRTTSIEPGFAETEFSVVRFKGDTEKAGKFYEGTEPLTAIDIAGIVYWVATLPPHVNINSMEVMPTCQSWNFFAVHKKTE